GAAAATTTTGTGTCAGTTGTTGTAGTGGgttttgaggatttttgcaaGATGTGCCAATCATTGAATGGGTTGTCTGATAACTTTGATGAGTGCCATGTGTCTAGGTTGGAGAGAGATGAAGCAAGGGAGCATTGTGTAGTGAGCTCCCTATTTGCATGCAGGGGATGGAATCGGGGTTTGTGGACGTCCCTACACTGCTACcaacaaatttgacaaacaagGATTGCTCCAATTCCATTGATTCATCTTCTTCCAGAGGCTGCAAGTGtagctttccttttcctttgttTCGAGCATTCATATCGTACTGGGGCATGTTGTTCGGATTGAGAGAAGGCTCCCTTATACGGATAGGGGGCAATGAGGGTGGCCTTGCAAGGAACATTTGTTCCTGGGTATCGAGCGACAGAGTAATTTCTTTAGCTTTTGGGATCCTACGTATTCTTGCCCTTTCGCCCAAATGTCTGGGTTAAATTGTGGCATGCATGCTTTTCCAAAATATAGAGGACAAAATTGCTAGACATGCCATATGCTTCCACAAATGTAGCAAAATTTCGAGACACACTCGTATTTGAATGATACCTTTGTTGGAGGTCCTTGGAGCCTAGGATAAACGACACCATCATTCAGAGGCCTTGTGACATCAACTTCCACCCTAATTCTTAGGAACTACTTTGTAGATACTTCAGGTAGATAGGTTTCATCAACATTAACCAAGTTGCCGAGAGCTTTACTGATCTTGATAGCATTTCTAAGGGTCATTATTTCCAAGGGAATGCCATGTATTTGGATCCAAAAGGTTGTATGTTTGAGATCAATTTCCTGTAGACTTTGGCCTGGTAGCCATTCTTTGAGTATCATGTGAACTCCTTTGAAATTCCATGGTCTTTGGCTAAATACCCTTTCTTTATCTTGTGGGTTTGGAAAGGTGAAAAGGAAGGTGTTTGAGCCAATGTCTTCAATGGATAGGCTTGTGATGAAGCTCCAGACTGCCCTGATGGTAGCATGGAAAGTATGCTTGTTAAGGGCTTTCATTGAGATGAGTTCCCAACTAAAGTGTGATCAGAGattttttttgcttcttctgGTGCTGGTTCAAGGATGAGGTCATCCCATGACAAAGATTCCATTTGGGAGATAAGTTGCTTAATGtctattttgcttttttttcgTAGTTGACTGATTCCAGGTGTTTTCTGATGAGTTTGTTTGTTTGCAAAGGGGTGTGGACAACTTGTGTAGAGGACAACGAAAGTAGATTTGGGGTTGGTGGTCAAAGTGGATTTTCTTAGAAAGTGAACGATGAAAGATAGATTTGGTAGTCAAAGGAGGGAATTATGAGAAGGGTAGTTGGGATTATGCTATAGTAGGGAAAgtagaaaagttgtaattggTAGCTTGGAAAGGCTGATGAGTGAAAGTTTTGGCTGGGGGTGGGGAGAAGGGTTGGAGTCTACGAGGAGAGGAAAAAACTTCATCTTTGAGAGAGAGCTGGAAATTCAGCATTTTACATATCTTACTACCTCTTTGCTTTAACTTTAAGCATTTTATGTGACCATAGAACTCCTTCTTTTGTTGTAATTTCATGTTATTGGCTCATTTCAAAAGTAATTAACTTGTCAAGCCTAAACTTTGAAACTCAAAGTtagattttgaatataaagatgtacatttcatctctctctcatttcttttggGAACAAGTTGGAGAGGTTGGTCTCAATTGGCAGTTAGCAGTAAgatgatgacaaatatgaaAGTGCAGATTCCACTACAGtggttttttttgttcaaaaaatttatgtacatttatttttgtgtattctttGCACATGCTACGAATGTGATTGAATAcgtcacttttttttattctcttgattttcttctcttcAAATGATTAGAAGATGTTGTCATTTTAGTAGCTTcagtttcatttttaaaaaggcAGAAaacatgtcatttttttttcacaacaaatttaatttacgaaaaaaaaaaactctcagtTATGGAGGAACATCGTGGCTACATCTATCACCTCATAACGCCCCATCggaaggcccaaaccatatGATCTGTACTCCAAAAAGACaaatcaatgatacaattggagctccattaaaactttataaagaacaaaaacttATCATTCTCAAATAATGTGGGATCACATACACCACCtactcttatccttatcatatgggtaTCACAcaccttaaaagaaaataaaaatgacacgTTTATACGGGGTGAGTTGCTAATAAGGCTGAGGCATTTCAAATGATTTGTTGCCAATGACAGGAAAAGAGGTTCGAGTTTTAACATCTAATGAATCAATACTGCATTTGCTAGCGAACAATTAATTGGGTTGTTTGCAAAAATGCCAGTGCTGTGCTATACCAACACAAACTAAAATGCCTCACAGATCCCTTGAAAGCAATAGCTAGAAAGAGAGGGAATGATAAGAAACTACATTGAATGCTCAATGTCCATGTTATTTCCAACATGGTCATCCAACATATTTCAAATTCCAAGGGCAAGAAACTATTAACATGCTCCAGATACACCTATCCACTAATTTGTTATAGCTAATAGCCAATTAGGGGCTTCTTCAACCAAACCCAGAAATGGTCTATCCAAATCTACTAGATGTTAGCACCGAACTAGGATATTGCCTCTGTCTTCGTTTTCAAAAGGTGTCTAGCATTAATGTCGTTGTAAGGGGTTAGAGAAAGGTTCATCACACATAAGACACAACAAATAACAGATCACGTGGACAATCTAGGCCCTCACATTCCAGCACTCCTATGCAATCTTTCACAACTTTGTATATTTACATTAAAATCTTCATCAAGTATTTGATAGCACCACCAAATCGGCCGTGCACGCCTTCCTGTATTATCTCTCTACCTCTTAGGAAAACAAATTCCAACCCCACTACAGTTATCACTATTCTGTTTTAAATAGCTTTATAAGAATACATATAGCCTCGAAGCTTTCTTATATCGTCTGATGACTCAGATAGCAGATAATCCACGTAGAGGCAGATTCCAGCTCCACTGCAATTCAAATCCACTTAAGTGTATTTCTCAGTGAAGGTATTTTAATGGACAAAAATGCCAAGACAACATACCTAAGAGGTCCGAATGGAAGCCAGATAACATCCCACCGGAACTTTGGCAATCTACCACCCAAGAAAATACCAGATAAGTAAACAGGTCATCCCAACTCAACTTCTCAAAACAAGACAAGAAAAAACATGAGAACACACTTTCTTCAAAGAAAAAGGGGCAATTCACTAGGCCAAAAGAGCTTAAAGAGCAAAACAAGATGGCAACAATTTGTACTCAGCAACTAAAGATAATTGCATTTGTACCATGTGTTAGAAGTTAGAACACAATGAATGCAGCTCAAAGTCCAGAAATGAAAAGTGAAAATTTATCTGATATTTGGTTGAATGAAGATTGAAAGATGCCCTGGTTAGAAAATGAAGGATGGGAAGGCAATCAAGCAAAAGAAATAAGAGAGGACAGAAATCCAGAAATTTTATATACATAACCCCCTAtgcaaaatttcataatattctcTATATCCAACATTGGTAATGAGAATAGAGAATGCATCAAAAAGGCATTCCTGAGAAGTTGACATACCTCAGCATGTAATATAACCAGAACACTGCCAGTATAATGCCAGCATAGCAGGAGTACCAAATCCATTGCCTGTGACACTTTGAGTTACGAAGTAGCCCTATGATAGCAAATGAACATGCTAAAACAGCTACCCAATCTGTTCAAATTAAAACCAGGGTTATATCGAAAAAGAATTTGACGTGTAAAATGTGACATCGCAACAGTTGGTGTCAAAACTCCTCCCTATGAATGgagaataataaaaatgcaGAAATTGAACTCAAATAGTATGTTTTGATAGGTAAATCATATTAAGGAACCGAACTCAAATAGTATGTTGAGGAACACAAAACAAACTATTGTCCGTTCCACACCAGAAATGAAGAATTAGATTGATGACCAAGGTCAGGGAAGCTATCAGGCAAAAACAAATGCAAAAAGATGGCAATAAGCACAGAAATGAACCTGCAGATATAACGATCCATGAGTCAACCTCCTCCATGAAGTAAGCATGATACCGCTGTtcataaaaaacataaaaaaagggTAACAAAATTCAATTGAAATGCCAGTTTTGAGAGAAAATAGTCATTATCATGCACTATGCAAAAGAGTTCCCTTTGCTTGAACTTCGTGATACTCAATAGTCGATACTCAATAGTCTCATGTACtgccaaaaagaagaagaagaagaaggggaggAGGAGAAACAAACAAGTTCCGTATATCCACaaattttgatataataaatacataGCATTCTCCAGCACTCTTATTAGACGATGTTCTTAGATTAACATGCTTACTTTCTCTGATTCAGTAAAATATACCATGCTAGCTAACGGAATCTTTGGAAGGATAATATAAAAATGTAATGCATACTAAGCAAAAATGCTTGGAACCATAGCAATATGAACCGACTTCGTACCAGTTCCCATGGAGATGAAGCCTGCTGGAAGATGGAGTACAAAAGAAATACGGCGAAACAAGAGAGAATTGCCGCGAACACACCCTACCCATTGAACAAAACAAGGTCGCAAATTGGAATCAAGCtattaaatttaagaaaaaaactgagctaatttttttttggctggtgaaaaaagaataaaatgatgCGAAGATATACCCTCCACAAACGACTCTGTTGAGCTTGAGCCTTTTCAAATGTTCGAACCAACTCCTCCTGTTCTGCAATTTATTACATACCAAAACATTGAAGCTTCCAGgaatagaaattataattataGGTGGGATTTCGGAACCTTATGCAACGAGAATAATTTAGATACAGCTATCATTTGGGTGCACAGAATTAGAACCTGACCGCGACCCAGAAATCTCTCACTCAATTTTTGGagtaaatcaaaattctccagattcaaaagttgaattttcttttctttacctACGTTTCCTCCGTAGCCAAACGGAAATTTACACAAGATTAACCAAAACGGAGAAACGcacaaaataaatgaataaaatacatatatatttagagagagagagagagagagaccttggGTGTCCATGGCGGGAGAATCGTCAAGAGTAGGGAGAGAGATGTTGTCATCATGAGACTTTCGCCATTTTCGGGTCAGCTTATTCATCGTCTTCTATCGTCAATGACTCGCTCTCTCGCTCGCTCTCTCTAACTTAAGATCATCcggattttctgaagttaaatgacaattttgataaatttagctTTTCTTCCCTTTAAATACGTCTtcacattaatataattattttttattatataataataaaataatataagataaatttaattttaaatattcacatcaaatctccaTAATGGATTATCtgtttattcattatataat
The genomic region above belongs to Carya illinoinensis cultivar Pawnee chromosome 4, C.illinoinensisPawnee_v1, whole genome shotgun sequence and contains:
- the LOC122306697 gene encoding uncharacterized protein LOC122306697 isoform X2; translation: MNKLTRKWRKSHDDNISLPTLDDSPAMDTQEQEELVRTFEKAQAQQSRLWRGVFAAILSCFAVFLLYSIFQQASSPWELRYHAYFMEEVDSWIVISADWVAVLACSFAIIGLLRNSKCHRQWIWYSCYAGIILAVFWLYYMLRLPKFRWDVIWLPFGPLSGAGICLYVDYLLSESSDDIRKLRGYMYSYKAI
- the LOC122306697 gene encoding uncharacterized protein LOC122306697 isoform X1, with translation MNKLTRKWRKSHDDNISLPTLDDSPAMDTQGKEKKIQLLNLENFDLLQKLSERFLGREQEELVRTFEKAQAQQSRLWRGVFAAILSCFAVFLLYSIFQQASSPWELRYHAYFMEEVDSWIVISADWVAVLACSFAIIGLLRNSKCHRQWIWYSCYAGIILAVFWLYYMLRLPKFRWDVIWLPFGPLSGAGICLYVDYLLSESSDDIRKLRGYMYSYKAI